A genome region from Coffea arabica cultivar ET-39 chromosome 7e, Coffea Arabica ET-39 HiFi, whole genome shotgun sequence includes the following:
- the LOC113702230 gene encoding protein PIN-LIKES 2-like, whose amino-acid sequence MVFLDGESETKMRSKEQYIFLSAVLPLLKLLCLTIFGLILAHPKTQFIPKATFKLLSKLVFALFLPCAIFIQLGESITFKNFTLWWFIPVNVLISTAIGCVLGFLVAIICRPPPEFFRFTVIVTAFGNTGNLPLAIVGSVCHSSSNPFGQECQRTGVAYVSLAQWVSALLVCTLVYHMMEPPVDYYEVVEDEQGEIQEHVSTNDLSRPLLVEAEWPGMEENETEHCKTPFIARVFTSVSSISESNLPNPDSLEEGEPRSPESIRCLAEPRMVRRIRIVAEQTPVRQILQPPMIATILAFIIGMVPPIKSVVYGDDAPLNFMTDSLEMMAAPLVPAVILGIGAMLAEGTDNNESRLGIRTTVGIIVARLLVLPLIGIGVVYLAGKANFVIHGDQMYIFVLLLQYTTPSAILFGAVASLRGYAVSEASAVLFWQHIVALFSISLYIILYFKLLLYNVEV is encoded by the coding sequence ATGGTATTTTTAGATGGAGAAAGTGAAACAAAGATGAGGTCCAAAGAACAATATATTTTTCTTAGTGCAGTGCTACCGCTGTTGAAACTCCTTTGTCTTACAATTTTTGGGTTAATTCTTGCCCATCCCAAAACACAATTTATTCCAAAGGCTACATTCAAACTTCTAAGTAAGCTtgtttttgctttgtttttgccTTGTGCTATATTCATTCAGCTGGGAGAATCGATtactttcaagaatttcacgcTATGGTGGTTTATACCTGTAAATGTGCTTATTAGTACTGCCATTGGTTGTGTTTTGGGGTTCTTGGTGGCAATCATTTGCAGGCCGCCTCCGGAATTTTTTAGATTCACCGTAATTGTGACAGCATTTGGGAACACGGGCAATCTGCCACTTGCTATTGTTGGATCGGTATGCCATAGTTCCAGTAATCCGTTTGGTCAAGAATGCCAAAGGACAGGAGTGGCTTATGTATCTTTGGCCCAATGGGTGTCAGCGCTTCTTGTTTGTACCCTTGTTTACCACATGATGGAGCCCCCAGTGGATTATTATGAGGTTGTTGAGGATGAGCAGGGCGAGATTCAGGAACACGTGTCTACCAATGATCTTAGCAGGCCGCTTCTTGTGGAAGCTGAGTGGCCTGGAATGGAAGAGAATGAAACCGAGCACTGCAAAACACCATTTATTGCCAGGGTTTTTACAAGTGTTTCGAGCATTTCAGAAAGTAATCTTCCTAATCCTGATTCTCTGGAGGAGGGAGAACCCAGGAGTCCAGAATCTATTAGATGTTTGGCAGAGCCAAGGATGGTTAGGAGAATAAGAATTGTTGCTGAACAAACTCCAGTGCGCCAAATTCTTCAGCCACCGATGATTGCTACAATCTTGGCTTTTATTATTGGAATGGTTCCACCCATAAAATCTGTTGTTTATGGTGATGATGCCCCACTTAATTTTATGACAGATAGTTTAGAAATGATGGCTGCACCACTGGTGCCTGCAGTGATCTTGGGTATTGGAGCTATGCTTGCAGAGGGTACAGATAACAATGAATCTAGGCTTGGGATTCGAACAACTGTTGGCATCATTGTTGCAAGACTATTAGTACTTCCGTTGATTGGGATTGGGGTAGTTTATCTGGCTGGTAAAGCGAACTTTGTTATCCATGGGGATCAAATGTACATATTTGTGCTTCTATTGCAGTACACAACACCAAGTGCCATCTTATTTGGAGCAGTTGCTAGCTTGAGGGGATATGCTGTTAGTGAAGCTTCGGCAGTACTCTTCTGGCAACACATTGTTGCTCTGTTTTCAATTTCGTTATACATCATATTGTACTTCAAACTATTACTTTATAATGTTGAAGTATAA
- the LOC113702022 gene encoding protein STABILIZED1-like — translation MRKIKRFHSLVKPAKVGGPNHSLSSYGLIISSDRTSDFFFSLISSRTSRTVMVFIKTPDNQTLTINLNPCATTLKTLTSEIQRQLHLPVPLQRLYLSPRLISRPQDDGVLLSLLGVSPFSTLTLHVPLLGGVQPPAVPKNRLDFLNTKPPTNYVAGLGRGATGFTTRSDIGPARAAPDLPDRSIGAGSGGAAGVGRGRGKGGPGEEEEEEENEEKGYDENQKFDEFEGNDVGLFASAEYDDEDKEADAIWEAIDKRMDSRRKDRREARLKEEIEKYRASNPKITEQFAGLKRKLHTLSAEEWDSIPEIGDYSLRNKRKKFESFVPVPDTLLEKARQEQEHVTALDPRTRAAGGTETPWGQTPVTDLTAVGEGRGTVLSLKLDRLSDSVTGQTVVDPKGYLTDLKSLKINSDADIADIKKARLLLSSVIHSNPKHPPGWIAAARLEEVAGKLQVARQLIKKGCEECPKSEDIWVEACRLSNPEDAKAVIARGVKANPNSVKLWLEAARLEHDNVNKSRVLRKGLEHIPDSVRLWKAVVELANEEDARLLLQRAVECCPLHVELWLALARLETYDNAKKVLNKAREKLSKEPAIWITAAKLEEANGNTSMVGKIIERGIRALQREGLEIDRELWMKEAEAAERANSVVTCQAIIRHTIGIGVEEEDRKRTWVADAEECKKRGSIETARAIYAHALTVFLTKKSIWLKAAQLEKSHGTRESLDALLRKAVQYIPHAEVLWLMGAKEKWLAGDVPAARAILQEAYAAIPNSEEIWLAAFKLEFENHEPERARMLLAKARERGGTERVWMKSAIVERELGNTEEERRLLDEGLKSFPSFFKLWLMLGQLEERLGNLEQAKETYESGLKHCPNCIPLWLSLANLEEKVNGLSKARAVLTMARKKNPQNPELWLAAVRAEARHGNKKEAEILMSKALQECPNSGILWAANIEMAPRPQKKSRSSDAYKKCEQNPHVLAAVAKLFWHERKVDKARSYLNRAVTLAPDIGDFWALYYKFELQHGNEETQKDVIKRCVAAEPKHGEKWQAISKAVENSHQPTEAILKKVVVSLGKEENSAENSKD, via the coding sequence atgagaaaaataaaaagatttcATTCACTTGTCAAACCGGCAAAAGTCGGCGGCCCAAACCACAGCCTGTCTAGTTATGGTCTAATAATATCCTCGGATCGAACctcggatttttttttttccctaatttcTTCCCGCACTTCACGCACAGTCATGGTGTTCATCAAAACGCCCgataaccaaaccctaaccatcAATCTCAACCCCTGCGCCACCaccctcaaaaccctaaccaGTGAAATCCAACGCCAGCTCCACCTTCCAGTGCCCCTCCAACGCCTCTACCTCTCCCCTCGCCTTATTTCAAGACCCCAAGACGACGGCGTTCTACTCTCTCTCCTCGGCGTTTCTCCCTTTTCAACACTCACCTTACACGTCCCTCTACTCGGCGGCGTGCAACCCCCCGCGGTGCCGAAGAACCGTCTTGACTTCCTGAACACGAAACCCCCTACTAATTATGTTGCCGGGCTGGGCCGTGGTGCCACGGGCTTCACCACCCGTTCTGATATCGGCCCGGCCCGTGCTGCCCCTGATTTACCCGATCGCTCCATTGGTGCCGGCTCTGGTGGAGCTGCTGGAGTCGGCCGGGGGCGAGGGAAAGGCGGGCCCGGCGAGGAAGAGGAGGAAGAGGAGAATGAAGAGAAGGGGTACGATGAGAATCAGAAGTTTGATGAGTTCGAAGGAAACGACGTTGGGCTGTTTGCTTCGGCTGAATATGACGACGAGGATAAGGAGGCCGATGCTATATGGGAGGCGATTGATAAGAGGATGGACTCGAGGAGGAAGGATAGGAGGGAAGCTAGGTTAAAGGAAGAAATCGAGAAATATCGAGCGTCGAACCCCAAGATTACTGAGCAATTTGCAGGGTTGAAGAGGAAACTGCACACGCTGTCAGCTGAAGAATGGGACAGCATACCGGAAATTGGGGATTATTCATTGAGAAATAAGAGGAAGAAGTTCGAGAGTTTCGTCCCGGTTCCGGATACCCTTTTGGAAAAGGCGAGGCAGGAGCAAGAGCACGTGACAGCGTTGGATCCCCGGACTCGGGCAGCTGGTGGGACAGAGACTCCATGGGGTCAGACCCCTGTTACGGATTTGACTGCCGTTGGTGAAGGGAGAGGTACTGTGTTGTCTCTCAAGTTAGATAGGCTTTCAGATTCTGTTACTGGGCAAACTGTTGTTGATCCAAAGGGTTATTTGACTGATTTGAAAAGTTTGAAGATTAATAGTGATGCTGATATAGCTGATATTAAGAAGGCTAGGCTGTTGCTGAGTTCTGTGATACATTCTAACCCTAAGCATCCGCCCGGTTGGATTGCTGCCGCGAGGTTGGAGGAGGTGGCTGGAAAGCTACAGGTTGCCAGGCAGCTTATTAAGAAGGGCTGCGAGGAGTGTCCCAAAAGTGAAGATATTTGGGTGGAGGCCTGTAGGTTGTCTAATCCGGAAGACGCGAAGGCAGTGATAGCAAGAGGAGTTAAGGCCAATCCAAATTCTGTTAAGTTGTGGTTGGAGGCTGCAAGGTTGGAGCATGATAATGTAAATAAGAGTAGGGTTTTAAGAAAGGGTCTTGAACATATTCCAGATTCTGTTAGGCTCTGGAAGGCAGTTGTGGAGCTTGCTAATGAAGAGGATGCGAGGCTTTTACTCCAGCGGGCTGTGGAGTGTTGCCCATTGCATGTGGAGTTGTGGCTTGCTCTTGCTAGGCTGGAAACTTATGACAACGCAAAGAAGGTACTTAATAAGGCCAGAGAGAAGCTTTCTAAAGAACCTGCTATATGGATTACTGCAGCCAAGTTGGAGGAAGCCAATGGTAATACTTCTATGGTTGGAAAGATCATAGAAAGGGGTATCAGGGCTTTACAGAGAGAAGGCTTGGAGATTGACAGAGAACTTTGGATGAAAGAGGCCGAGGCCGCTGAACGGGCTAATTCTGTTGTGACATGCCAAGCTATTATCCGTCATACCATCGGGATTGGGGTGGAGGAAGAAGATAGAAAGAGGACCTGGGTTGCTGATGCTGAAGAGTGCAAGAAGAGAGGTTCCATTGAAACAGCGAGGGCAATTTATGCTCATGCCCTCACTGTGTTTCTGACTAAGAAGAGTATATGGCTGAAAGCAGCACAGCTTGAAAAGAGCCACGGAACCAGGGAATCTCTTGATGCACTGTTGCGTAAGGCAGTCCAATATATACCACACGCTGAAGTTCTCTGGTTAATGGGGGCCAAGGAAAAGTGGCTTGCTGGTGATGTACCTGCAGCCCGTGCCATTCTTCAGGAAGCTTATGCTGCAATTCCTAATTCTGAGGAGATATGGCTCGCTGCTTTCAAACTTGAGTTTGAGAATCACGAGCCTGAGAGAGCACGGATGCTTCTAGCCAAAGCAAGAGAAAGGGGAGGCACAGAAAGAGTTTGGATGAAATCTGCAATCGTTGAGAGAGAGTTAGGGAACACAGAGGAGGAGAGGCGGCTGCTTGATGAAGGGCTCAAGAGCTTCCCTTCATTTTTCAAACTCTGGTTAATGCTAGGCCAGCTGGAGGAACGACTGGGTAATTTGGAGCAAGCAAAGGAAACGTACGAGTCAGGTCTTAAGCACTGTCCAAATTGTATTCCCCTCTGGCTCTCACTTGCTAATCTAGAGGAAAAGGTGAATGGTCTCAGTAAAGCTCGAGCTGTTTTAACAATGGCCAGGAAGAAGAATCCTCAGAATCCTGAACTGTGGCTTGCTGCAGTTCGGGCTGAAGCCCGGCATGGCAACAAGAAGGAAGCTGAAATATTGATGTCCAAGGCATTGCAAGAATGCCCCAATAGCGGCATTCTGTGGGCTGCAAACATTGAGATGGCTCCTCGGCCCCAAAAGAAGTCTAGGAGTTCCGATGCTTATAAAAAGTGTGAGCAGAATCCTCATGTCCTCGCTGCTGTGGCAAAGTTATTTTGGCATGAAAGGAAGGTTGACAAGGCTAGGAGTTATCTAAACAGGGCAGTTACTCTTGCTCCTGATATTGGTGACTTTTGGGCATTATACTACAAATTTGAACTTCAGCACGGGAATGAAGAGACTCAGAAAGATGTTATTAAGAGGTGTGTGGCCGCGGAACCAAAGCATGGCGAGAAATGGCAGGCCATATCAAAGGCAGTAGAAAATTCTCACCAGCCAACGGAAGCTATTTTAAAGAAGGTGGTTGTTTCATtgggaaaggaagaaaactcagCTGAGAATAGCAAAGATTGA